From Bosea sp. NBC_00550, the proteins below share one genomic window:
- a CDS encoding alanyl-tRNA editing protein, translating into MPTELLFRDDAYLKETPATVEAVNERGGIILDRTVFYATGGGQPGDAGHLRRADGGLIAVGTAIYDPEDKSRVIHVPLEGQALPAAGEAVTAVLDWERRLKRMRIHTALHLLSVVLAYPVTGGSIGEGDGRLDFDIPEGGLDKAEIAEKLNALVARDADVTERWITDEELDANPGLVKTMSVKPPRGSGRVRLVAIGDIDLQPCGGTHVRNTAEIGAVAVTDIEKKGKQNRRVRIALA; encoded by the coding sequence ATGCCGACCGAACTGCTCTTCCGCGATGACGCCTATCTGAAAGAGACGCCAGCCACTGTCGAGGCCGTCAACGAGCGCGGCGGAATCATCCTCGACCGCACCGTCTTCTATGCGACCGGTGGCGGGCAGCCGGGCGATGCCGGGCATCTGCGCCGGGCCGATGGCGGCCTCATCGCCGTGGGCACCGCAATCTACGATCCCGAGGACAAGAGCCGGGTCATCCATGTGCCGCTCGAAGGCCAGGCGCTGCCTGCCGCGGGCGAGGCCGTCACCGCCGTGCTCGACTGGGAGCGCCGTCTCAAGCGCATGCGCATCCACACGGCCTTGCATCTGCTCAGCGTCGTGCTGGCATACCCCGTCACCGGTGGATCGATCGGCGAAGGCGACGGGCGGCTGGATTTCGACATTCCCGAAGGCGGGCTCGACAAGGCGGAGATCGCCGAGAAGCTCAATGCGCTCGTCGCGCGCGACGCCGATGTCACCGAGCGCTGGATCACGGATGAGGAGCTCGACGCCAATCCGGGCCTCGTCAAGACGATGTCGGTGAAGCCGCCGCGCGGCTCCGGCCGGGTCCGGCTCGTCGCCATTGGCGATATCGACCTGCAGCCCTGTGGCGGCACCCATGTCCGCAACACCGCGGAGATCGGGGCGGTCGCCGTCACCGATATCGAGAAGAAGGGCAAGCAGAACCGGCGCGTCCGGATCGCGCTGGCCTAG
- the cueR gene encoding Cu(I)-responsive transcriptional regulator, which produces MNIGEASTHSGVSAKMIRYYESIGLISPPARTAAQYRVYAPDDVHTLRFVRRSRDLGFSLEETRELLALWRDKSRASADVKNLAMAHVRDLEAKAAELKAMADTLRHLATHCHGDHRPDCPILADFAAASLAQAKA; this is translated from the coding sequence ATGAATATCGGCGAGGCATCGACCCATTCCGGCGTCAGCGCCAAGATGATCCGCTATTACGAGAGCATCGGGCTGATCAGCCCGCCGGCCCGCACGGCGGCCCAATACCGTGTCTATGCTCCCGACGACGTCCATACGCTGCGCTTCGTCCGCCGCTCCCGCGATCTCGGTTTCTCGCTGGAGGAGACGCGCGAGCTGCTCGCGCTCTGGCGCGACAAGAGCCGGGCCAGCGCCGACGTGAAGAACCTTGCCATGGCGCATGTGCGCGATCTCGAGGCGAAGGCTGCCGAGCTCAAGGCGATGGCCGACACGCTGCGGCATCTCGCGACGCATTGCCATGGCGACCACCGGCCGGATTGCCCAATCCTGGCGGATTTCGCCGCAGCGTCGCTCGCGCAGGCCAAAGCCTGA
- the modB gene encoding molybdate ABC transporter permease subunit yields the protein MSDWLSPEEWTAVRLSLIVSTTAMLASLPLGLGVALLLARGRFWGKSLLDAIVHMPLILPPVVTGYLLLLGFGRRGPIGEFLYDWFGIVFSFRWTGAALACAVMGFPLMVRAIRLSIEAVDRKLEAAAGTLGANPLWVFLVVTLPLCLPGIIAGMILCFAKAMGEFGATITFVSNIPGETQTLPTAIYTFTQVPGGDAGALRLTLISIAISVAALVLSELMARMVGRRIAVE from the coding sequence GTGAGCGACTGGCTTTCGCCCGAGGAATGGACGGCGGTCAGGCTCAGCCTGATCGTCTCCACCACCGCCATGCTCGCGAGCCTGCCCCTCGGGCTGGGCGTCGCGCTTCTGCTGGCGCGCGGGCGCTTCTGGGGCAAATCGCTGCTCGATGCGATCGTCCATATGCCGCTGATCCTGCCGCCGGTGGTGACGGGCTATCTGCTGCTGCTCGGCTTCGGCCGGCGCGGGCCGATCGGCGAGTTCCTGTATGACTGGTTCGGGATCGTCTTTTCCTTCCGCTGGACGGGCGCGGCGCTGGCCTGTGCCGTGATGGGCTTTCCGCTGATGGTCCGCGCCATTCGCCTCTCGATCGAGGCCGTCGACCGCAAGCTTGAGGCCGCCGCCGGCACGCTCGGCGCGAACCCTCTCTGGGTCTTCCTCGTCGTCACCCTGCCGCTCTGCCTGCCCGGCATCATCGCCGGCATGATCCTGTGCTTCGCCAAGGCGATGGGCGAATTCGGCGCGACGATCACCTTCGTCTCCAACATTCCCGGCGAGACGCAGACGCTGCCCACCGCGATCTACACCTTCACCCAGGTGCCGGGCGGCGACGCTGGCGCGTTGCGGCTGACGCTGATCTCGATCGCGATCTCGGTCGCGGCGCTCGTGCTCTCGGAGCTGATGGCGCGGATGGTTGGCCGCCGGATCGCCGTCGAATGA
- the modC gene encoding molybdenum ABC transporter ATP-binding protein, whose translation MSPVLDIAVRHRLGDFQLVASFVSDGRLTALFGSSGSGKTSLVNVIGGLIRPQAGHVRVDGETLVDTERGIYLPKHRRRIGYVFQEARLFPHLTVRQNLLFGHWFVPREARKPAELDKVLDLLGIGHLLRRRPGSLSGGEKQRVAIGRALLAQPRLLLMDEPLAALDEARKAEILPHIERLRDEVGIPIVYVSHALAEVARLATTVAMVEDGRVAACGPTADILSRPDLAARPGAPEASSLLAAEVVAFDEEFGLARLATPAGPLTFGRGVLRQGQRIKIRILASDVMLSLGQPAEISALNVLAGTVAEIGERSGAGGSTVHLLLSCGEAKLAARLTARSVALLGLAPGKPVYAVIKSVSVEMP comes from the coding sequence ATGAGTCCCGTCCTCGATATCGCCGTCCGACACCGGCTCGGCGACTTCCAGCTCGTTGCCTCCTTCGTCTCCGACGGACGCCTGACGGCGCTGTTCGGCAGTTCCGGCTCGGGCAAGACCTCTCTGGTCAACGTCATCGGCGGGCTGATCCGTCCCCAGGCAGGCCATGTTCGCGTCGATGGCGAGACGCTGGTCGATACCGAACGTGGCATCTATCTGCCCAAGCATCGCCGGCGGATCGGTTATGTCTTCCAGGAAGCGCGGCTCTTCCCGCATCTCACCGTGCGGCAGAACCTGCTGTTCGGGCACTGGTTCGTGCCGCGTGAGGCCCGCAAGCCGGCCGAGCTCGACAAGGTTCTCGACCTGCTCGGCATCGGCCATCTGTTGCGCCGGCGTCCCGGCTCCCTCTCCGGCGGCGAGAAACAGCGCGTCGCCATCGGCCGCGCTTTGCTGGCGCAGCCGCGACTGCTCCTGATGGACGAACCGTTGGCGGCGCTCGACGAAGCCCGCAAGGCGGAGATCCTGCCGCATATCGAGCGGCTGCGCGACGAGGTCGGTATACCCATCGTCTATGTCTCGCATGCGCTGGCGGAGGTCGCGCGGCTCGCCACGACCGTCGCCATGGTCGAGGACGGCCGCGTCGCCGCCTGCGGTCCGACGGCCGACATCCTTTCGCGGCCCGATCTGGCGGCACGGCCCGGCGCGCCGGAGGCAAGCTCGCTCCTCGCGGCGGAGGTCGTCGCGTTCGACGAGGAATTCGGCCTGGCGCGGCTCGCGACGCCGGCCGGGCCGCTCACGTTCGGGCGCGGGGTGCTCCGGCAGGGTCAGCGGATCAAGATCCGCATCCTGGCGAGCGACGTCATGCTCAGCCTCGGTCAGCCGGCCGAGATCAGCGCGCTTAACGTGCTCGCAGGAACGGTCGCCGAGATCGGCGAACGCAGCGGTGCCGGCGGCAGCACCGTGCATCTGCTCCTCTCCTGCGGTGAAGCGAAACTGGCGGCGCGGTTGACCGCGAGATCCGTTGCCCTACTCGGGCTCGCGCCCGGCAAGCCGGTTTATGCGGTGATCAAGAGCGTCTCAGTCGAGATGCCTTGA
- a CDS encoding M20 family metallopeptidase codes for MDNRNDLWRHVDANKERLIALSDRVWGMPEVCYTEKRSVAEHVAELKHQGFRITENVADIPTAVVGEAGEGGPVIAFLGEYDALPGLSQEAGLAEHKEIETGGHGHGCGHNLLGSAALLAAVAMKDWLAENKIPGRVRYYGCPAEEGGAAKAFMVRAGAFDDADVAISWHPSSFWEVAPALALANTRADFVFTGRASHAAAAPHLGRSALDAVELMNVGVNYMREHMPSDARVHYALLDTGGIAPNVVQAHARVRYSIRARDLRGMLELVQRVKKIAEGAALMTETKMEMRIVSAVSDLVANTPLEEAMHKVMEDLGAPHFDDADKAYAEQIRGTLSPQDIAAIWRTVGMQDTGAPLADFLVPRDAKRNPAIGSTDIGDVSWAVPTVQAHAPTVAMGTPFHTWQVVAQGKAPAAHKAMVHVAKAMAATGAAVLSDPALMEAAKADHKARLGKEGYTSPLPPEVKPPLTMSLG; via the coding sequence ATGGACAATCGAAACGATCTCTGGCGGCATGTCGATGCGAACAAGGAGCGGTTGATCGCGCTGAGCGACCGGGTCTGGGGCATGCCGGAGGTGTGCTACACCGAGAAGCGCTCGGTAGCCGAGCATGTCGCCGAGCTGAAGCACCAGGGCTTCCGCATCACCGAGAACGTCGCGGACATCCCGACCGCCGTCGTCGGCGAGGCGGGTGAAGGCGGCCCGGTGATCGCCTTCCTCGGCGAATACGACGCCCTGCCCGGCCTCTCGCAGGAAGCCGGCCTTGCCGAGCACAAGGAGATCGAGACCGGCGGCCACGGCCATGGCTGCGGTCATAACCTGCTCGGCTCGGCCGCGCTGCTCGCCGCCGTTGCGATGAAGGACTGGCTGGCCGAGAACAAGATCCCCGGCCGCGTGCGCTATTATGGCTGCCCGGCGGAAGAAGGCGGTGCTGCCAAGGCCTTCATGGTCCGTGCCGGCGCCTTCGACGACGCCGATGTCGCGATCTCCTGGCACCCGTCGAGCTTCTGGGAGGTCGCTCCGGCGCTGGCGCTCGCCAACACCCGCGCCGATTTCGTCTTCACCGGCCGCGCCTCGCATGCTGCGGCTGCGCCCCATCTCGGCCGTTCGGCGCTCGACGCCGTCGAGCTGATGAATGTCGGCGTCAACTACATGCGCGAGCACATGCCGTCCGATGCCCGCGTCCACTACGCGCTGCTCGACACCGGCGGTATCGCGCCGAACGTCGTCCAGGCCCATGCCCGGGTGCGCTATTCGATCCGCGCCCGCGACCTGCGCGGCATGTTGGAGCTCGTGCAGCGCGTGAAGAAGATTGCCGAAGGCGCGGCTCTGATGACGGAAACCAAGATGGAGATGCGTATCGTCAGCGCTGTCTCCGATCTCGTCGCCAACACGCCGCTCGAAGAAGCCATGCACAAGGTGATGGAAGACCTTGGCGCTCCACATTTCGACGATGCCGACAAGGCCTATGCCGAGCAGATCCGCGGCACGCTGTCGCCGCAGGATATCGCTGCGATCTGGCGCACCGTCGGCATGCAGGACACGGGCGCGCCGCTGGCCGACTTCCTCGTCCCGCGCGATGCCAAGCGCAATCCGGCCATCGGCTCGACCGATATCGGCGATGTCAGCTGGGCGGTGCCTACCGTGCAGGCCCATGCACCGACCGTCGCGATGGGTACGCCGTTCCACACCTGGCAGGTCGTGGCGCAGGGCAAGGCTCCCGCCGCGCACAAGGCGATGGTCCATGTCGCCAAGGCGATGGCTGCGACCGGTGCGGCCGTGCTGAGCGATCCCGCTTTGATGGAAGCGGCCAAGGCCGACCACAAGGCCCGGCTCGGCAAGGAGGGCTACACCTCGCCGCTCCCGCCCGAAGTGAAGCCGCCGCTGACGATGTCGCTCGGTTAA
- the sseA gene encoding 3-mercaptopyruvate sulfurtransferase produces MAREDVFVSTEWLAERLNAPDIVVIDASWYLPAQKRDGAAEYAARRIPGAVHFDIDKIKDTRSSLPHMLPSAPEFAAAVGALGIGDGMRIVVYDGLGFFSAPRVRWTFKVFGARDVVILDGGFPKWLAEGRPVEEDSPQPRQPRVFTARLDNGAVADAEDVARATASQAIQVVDARAADRFRGEAAEPRPGLLSGHIPGSLNLPSSQLTTDGRLKEPEEIVELFQDAGVDLDKPSIMTCGSGVSAVILSTALETVGKPAKAIYDGSWSEWGMGERPVATGPAKQG; encoded by the coding sequence ATGGCCCGTGAAGACGTCTTCGTTTCAACCGAGTGGCTGGCCGAGCGCCTGAACGCGCCCGACATCGTCGTGATCGATGCGTCCTGGTATCTGCCGGCGCAGAAGCGCGACGGAGCGGCCGAATACGCCGCGCGCCGTATTCCGGGCGCCGTCCATTTCGACATCGACAAGATCAAGGACACCCGCTCCTCGCTGCCCCACATGCTGCCATCGGCCCCTGAATTCGCGGCCGCCGTGGGCGCGCTCGGCATCGGCGACGGCATGCGCATCGTGGTCTATGATGGGCTCGGCTTCTTTTCGGCGCCGCGCGTGCGCTGGACCTTCAAGGTGTTCGGCGCACGAGACGTCGTCATCCTGGACGGTGGCTTCCCGAAATGGCTCGCCGAGGGACGCCCCGTCGAGGAAGACAGCCCGCAGCCGCGCCAGCCCCGCGTCTTCACCGCCCGGCTCGACAACGGCGCCGTCGCCGATGCGGAGGACGTGGCGCGCGCGACGGCCTCGCAAGCGATCCAGGTGGTCGACGCGCGCGCTGCCGATCGCTTCCGCGGCGAGGCGGCGGAGCCCCGGCCCGGCCTGCTCTCCGGCCATATTCCCGGCTCGCTCAACCTGCCGTCTTCGCAGCTCACCACCGATGGCAGGCTGAAGGAGCCGGAAGAGATCGTCGAGCTATTCCAGGATGCCGGCGTCGATCTTGACAAGCCCTCGATCATGACCTGCGGCTCGGGCGTCTCGGCCGTGATCCTGTCGACGGCGCTCGAGACCGTCGGCAAGCCGGCCAAGGCAATCTATGACGGCTCATGGTCCGAATGGGGCATGGGCGAGCGGCCCGTCGCAACGGGGCCGGCGAAGCAGGGCTGA
- the tsaA gene encoding tRNA (N6-threonylcarbamoyladenosine(37)-N6)-methyltransferase TrmO, whose product MVRENEIRDKEVAVAPPQATDAGLVFIGTIRTPWTSRLTCPRQGRADGPVCRIELFPPWDEALDGIERFERLEVLYWLHQSRRDLVRQSPANNGETHGTFALRTPVRPNPIGTSIATLVAREGRVLLVRGLDCLDETPLLDIKPDRTLFTPIAPPQPGDFETG is encoded by the coding sequence ATGGTCCGCGAGAACGAGATCCGCGACAAGGAGGTCGCCGTCGCGCCGCCGCAGGCGACCGATGCCGGCCTCGTCTTCATCGGCACCATCCGCACGCCGTGGACCTCGCGGCTGACCTGCCCGCGCCAGGGCAGGGCGGACGGTCCGGTCTGCCGCATCGAACTGTTCCCGCCCTGGGACGAGGCGTTGGACGGGATCGAGCGCTTCGAGCGGCTGGAGGTGCTGTATTGGCTGCACCAGTCGCGCCGCGACCTCGTGCGCCAGAGCCCGGCCAACAATGGCGAGACGCACGGGACCTTTGCCCTGCGCACGCCGGTCCGGCCCAACCCGATCGGCACCTCGATCGCGACGCTGGTCGCGCGGGAAGGGCGGGTGCTGCTGGTGCGTGGCCTCGACTGCCTCGACGAGACGCCGCTGCTCGACATCAAGCCCGATCGCACGTTGTTCACCCCGATCGCACCGCCGCAGCCGGGCGATTTCGAGACGGGGTGA
- a CDS encoding cupin domain-containing protein produces MGQEHDHSHDHSHDNAHDGEPRWKHDGVRVISGDQLDPNTAQTPGMFRQAAINHARVGAQKIWAGTVAIEPNAKTGVHHHGELESVIYVVSGKARMRWGERLEFVAEAGPGDFIYVPPFVPHQEINADPDNPLQCVLVRSDNEAVVVNISDVDPVEKPEEVYWVDPIHKHPHG; encoded by the coding sequence ATGGGCCAAGAACACGACCATTCGCACGATCATTCCCACGACAACGCCCATGACGGCGAGCCGCGCTGGAAGCATGACGGCGTCCGGGTGATCTCGGGCGATCAGCTCGATCCGAACACCGCCCAGACACCCGGCATGTTCCGGCAGGCGGCGATCAACCATGCCCGCGTCGGCGCGCAGAAGATCTGGGCCGGCACGGTCGCGATCGAGCCCAACGCCAAGACCGGCGTGCACCATCATGGCGAGCTTGAAAGCGTGATCTATGTGGTGAGCGGGAAGGCTCGCATGCGCTGGGGCGAGCGACTGGAATTCGTCGCCGAAGCGGGACCGGGCGACTTCATCTATGTGCCGCCCTTCGTGCCTCATCAGGAGATCAACGCCGATCCCGACAACCCGCTGCAATGCGTGCTGGTGCGCTCCGACAACGAGGCGGTGGTCGTCAACATCAGCGATGTCGATCCGGTCGAGAAGCCGGAAGAAGTCTACTGGGTCGACCCGATCCACAAGCACCCGCACGGGTGA
- a CDS encoding TOBE domain-containing protein codes for MKISARNQLKGRIVEITKGATTAHVRIDIGGAIVTSSITNAAVDDLKLTVGKEAYAVVKASDVMIAID; via the coding sequence ATGAAGATCAGCGCGCGCAACCAGCTCAAGGGCAGGATCGTCGAGATCACCAAGGGCGCGACCACGGCCCATGTCCGCATCGATATCGGCGGTGCTATCGTGACATCCTCGATCACCAATGCGGCGGTCGACGACCTCAAGCTGACCGTCGGCAAGGAAGCCTATGCCGTGGTGAAAGCCTCCGACGTGATGATCGCGATCGACTGA
- a CDS encoding heavy metal translocating P-type ATPase → MTVIDKVRDNLETLDMGVEGMSCASCVGRVERAIATVPGVDAVAVNLATERARVTFVKGGTDLRKIEDAVRQAGYKPVETTMELSVAGMNCASCVGHVEKALRAVPGVVDATVNLATERATVRTLAGTDITPALVKAVAGAGYEASRLQPEAAHAAGPHDHMAMMKEEQQAQLLRSVILAAVLTLPLLVVEMGSHMVPALHHWLAGTFGEWNVRVFSFALATIVQFGPGLVFLRKGFPALLRGAPDMNSLVMLGTGAAYLYSTAATFLPQLMPAGADGTYFESGAVIVTLILLGRWFETRAKSRTGAAIRSLIALQPKTARVLRDGVEADMPVDTVRAGDIVILRPGERVPVDGEVTDGASFVDESMITGEPAPVRKEAGSAVTGGTVNGSGALRFTARKVGSETLLAQIVRTVQAAQGAKLPIQALVDRVTLWFVPAVMALALATFVVWLVFGPSPALSHALVNAVAVLIIACPCAMGLATPTSIMVGTGRGAELGILFRQGDALQALKDVQIVALDKTGTLTKGRPELTDIEPASGFDTNDVLRLVASAENRSEHPLALALVAAAKARGLALAEPADFVSDPGRGVTATVEGRGVAIGGHRLMEQAGLDIAPFAARAQALAEAGKTPLYAAIDGRIAAVIAVADAVKETTPAAIAALHRLGLKVAMVTGDDRRTAEAVARTLGIDEVRAEVLPTDKAEVVKALQKGGNKVAFVGDGINDAPALAQADVGIAIGTGTDIAIESADVVLMSGDVMGVPRAIALSQAVIANIRQNLAWAFGYNALLVPVAAGVLYPAFGILLSPVFAGLAMALSSVSVLANALRLKRFRVPASHDAAQKGS, encoded by the coding sequence ATGACGGTCATCGACAAGGTCAGGGACAATCTCGAAACGCTCGATATGGGCGTGGAAGGCATGTCCTGCGCGAGCTGTGTCGGGCGCGTCGAGCGAGCCATCGCGACGGTTCCGGGTGTCGACGCGGTCGCGGTCAACCTCGCGACCGAGCGGGCGCGCGTCACTTTCGTCAAGGGCGGCACCGATCTTCGCAAGATCGAGGATGCGGTTCGGCAGGCCGGCTACAAGCCGGTCGAGACGACGATGGAACTCTCTGTCGCGGGGATGAACTGCGCCTCCTGCGTCGGGCATGTCGAGAAGGCGCTGCGCGCCGTGCCGGGCGTCGTCGACGCGACCGTGAATCTCGCTACCGAGCGCGCCACGGTAAGGACCCTGGCCGGCACCGACATCACCCCCGCCCTCGTGAAGGCCGTCGCCGGCGCCGGCTATGAGGCGAGCCGTCTCCAGCCCGAGGCCGCCCATGCGGCAGGCCCTCACGACCATATGGCCATGATGAAGGAGGAGCAGCAGGCGCAGCTGCTGCGCTCGGTCATCCTCGCCGCCGTGCTGACGCTGCCGCTGCTGGTGGTCGAGATGGGCAGCCATATGGTCCCGGCCCTGCACCATTGGCTCGCCGGCACCTTCGGCGAATGGAATGTCCGCGTCTTCTCCTTCGCGCTTGCGACCATCGTGCAGTTCGGACCGGGCCTCGTCTTCCTGCGCAAGGGCTTTCCGGCGCTGCTGCGCGGCGCGCCCGACATGAACTCGCTCGTCATGCTCGGCACCGGCGCGGCCTATCTCTACTCGACCGCCGCGACCTTCCTGCCCCAGCTGATGCCGGCGGGCGCGGACGGCACCTATTTCGAATCCGGCGCGGTGATCGTGACGCTGATCCTGCTCGGCCGCTGGTTCGAGACGCGCGCCAAGAGCCGGACCGGCGCCGCGATCCGCAGCCTGATCGCGCTCCAGCCGAAGACGGCGCGCGTCCTGCGCGATGGCGTGGAAGCCGACATGCCCGTCGACACCGTCCGGGCCGGCGATATCGTCATCCTGCGGCCAGGCGAGCGCGTGCCGGTTGATGGCGAGGTCACGGACGGCGCCTCCTTCGTCGACGAGTCGATGATCACCGGCGAGCCTGCGCCCGTGCGCAAGGAGGCCGGAAGCGCCGTCACGGGCGGCACCGTCAACGGCTCGGGCGCGTTGCGATTCACCGCGCGCAAGGTCGGTTCTGAGACGCTGCTGGCCCAGATCGTGCGGACGGTTCAGGCCGCGCAGGGCGCCAAGCTGCCGATCCAGGCGCTGGTCGACCGTGTCACGCTCTGGTTCGTTCCCGCCGTGATGGCGCTGGCGCTGGCGACCTTCGTCGTCTGGCTCGTCTTCGGGCCGAGCCCTGCCCTGTCGCATGCGCTGGTCAATGCCGTCGCCGTGCTGATCATCGCCTGCCCCTGCGCGATGGGGTTGGCGACGCCGACCTCGATCATGGTCGGCACCGGCCGGGGCGCGGAACTGGGCATCCTCTTCCGGCAGGGTGACGCCCTGCAGGCACTCAAGGACGTCCAGATCGTCGCGCTCGACAAGACGGGAACGCTGACCAAGGGCAGGCCGGAGCTGACCGATATCGAGCCTGCTTCCGGCTTCGACACCAATGACGTGTTGCGCCTCGTCGCCTCGGCCGAGAACCGCTCGGAGCATCCGCTGGCGCTGGCCCTCGTCGCGGCAGCCAAGGCGCGTGGTCTCGCGCTAGCCGAGCCGGCCGATTTCGTGAGCGATCCCGGCCGCGGCGTCACCGCGACGGTCGAGGGTCGCGGCGTCGCGATCGGCGGCCACAGGCTGATGGAGCAGGCCGGTCTCGACATCGCGCCCTTCGCCGCCCGCGCCCAGGCCCTGGCCGAAGCCGGCAAGACGCCGCTCTATGCCGCCATCGATGGCAGGATCGCAGCCGTCATCGCCGTCGCCGACGCCGTGAAGGAGACGACGCCCGCGGCCATCGCCGCGCTGCACAGGCTCGGCCTCAAAGTCGCGATGGTCACCGGCGATGACCGGCGCACGGCCGAGGCTGTCGCCCGTACGCTCGGCATCGACGAGGTCAGGGCCGAGGTGCTGCCGACCGACAAGGCCGAGGTGGTGAAGGCGCTGCAAAAGGGCGGCAACAAGGTCGCCTTCGTCGGCGACGGCATCAACGATGCCCCTGCCCTCGCCCAGGCGGATGTCGGCATCGCCATCGGCACCGGCACGGATATCGCGATCGAGAGCGCCGATGTCGTGCTGATGTCCGGCGACGTGATGGGCGTGCCGCGCGCCATCGCGCTGTCGCAAGCGGTCATCGCCAATATCCGCCAGAATCTCGCCTGGGCCTTCGGCTACAATGCGCTGCTGGTACCGGTCGCGGCCGGCGTGCTCTACCCGGCCTTCGGCATCCTGCTGTCGCCGGTCTTCGCCGGGCTCGCCATGGCACTGTCGAGCGTCAGCGTGCTCGCCAACGCGCTGCGACTGAAGCGTTTTCGCGTGCCGGCCTCGCATGACGCCGCGCAGAAAGGGTCGTGA
- the modA gene encoding molybdate ABC transporter substrate-binding protein, with protein sequence MIKRRTMLGLGLAFAMSMAPAFDAAQAQTKDLVIFAAASMKNALDEAAANWVKESGRPAPKISYAASNTLAKQIESGAPADLFVSADLDWMDYVAGKNLIKPDTRVSLLANRIVLVAGKDSTAKLDLKPGVDVAAVLGSDRLAMGNVDSVPAGKYGKAALEKLGAWDKVKDKIAQADNVRAALLLVSRGEAPLGIVYATDAAADPQVKVVATFPEDSHPPIVYPVAVLKDSANPDAQAFLTYLRGAGAKPVFEKQGFTVLNKAASSS encoded by the coding sequence ATGATCAAGCGCCGGACAATGCTGGGCCTGGGCCTGGCTTTCGCCATGAGCATGGCACCTGCCTTCGATGCCGCGCAGGCACAGACGAAGGACCTCGTCATCTTCGCCGCCGCCAGCATGAAGAATGCGCTCGACGAGGCCGCCGCCAACTGGGTGAAGGAGAGCGGCAGGCCGGCACCAAAGATCTCCTATGCCGCCAGCAACACGCTGGCCAAGCAGATCGAGAGCGGCGCACCGGCCGATCTCTTCGTCTCGGCCGATCTCGACTGGATGGACTATGTGGCGGGCAAGAACCTGATCAAGCCGGACACGCGCGTCAGCCTGCTCGCCAACCGCATCGTGCTCGTCGCCGGCAAGGATTCGACCGCCAAGCTCGACCTGAAGCCCGGCGTCGATGTCGCGGCGGTGCTCGGCTCCGACCGGCTGGCCATGGGCAATGTCGATTCCGTCCCGGCCGGAAAATACGGCAAGGCCGCCCTGGAGAAGCTCGGCGCCTGGGACAAGGTGAAGGACAAGATCGCGCAGGCCGACAATGTCCGCGCCGCGCTGCTGCTCGTCTCGCGCGGCGAAGCCCCGCTTGGCATCGTCTATGCGACCGACGCCGCCGCCGACCCGCAGGTCAAGGTCGTCGCGACCTTCCCCGAGGATTCGCATCCGCCGATCGTCTATCCGGTCGCGGTCCTCAAGGATTCGGCCAATCCCGACGCCCAGGCTTTCCTGACCTATCTGCGGGGCGCCGGCGCGAAGCCCGTCTTCGAGAAGCAGGGCTTCACGGTGCTCAACAAGGCCGCCAGCTCTTCGTGA